The DNA segment ATTGTGCAAACCAATACCACCGATCGAGGCGCGCAGCGAATCCCCTCCATGGCCCATTTCCTTATACAGAAGTCATGACTTTTCCCGCAGTGCTTGAATGGTGAGCGCGGCGTCCATGGTTCGCTGCAGTTGCCGCTCCAGCGCTTCGACCTGGCGCTTGCCCTCCTCGGGGTAATCGAATGGAAGTCCCCGCCATTCGATTACCCCAACTAGGAAGCGCCCCGCCTCGCCGCCTTCACCGCGCGCACGGTGCTCAGCAGGAGGGCGCCAGCGACCACATACATCGCGACTACCAGGTACATGGCGTAGGTCGCGCTGCCGGTCTGCTGCCGGATAAGGCCGGTGATCGACGGACTCACCATCGGCCCGAGGTTGCCCAGGCTACTGATCAACGCGATGCCGCCGGCGGCCGAGGTCACCGACAGGTACTCGCTGACAAGCGTGAAGAACAGCGGCGTCAGGGAGGCGGTGCCGATCGATGCGATCGACAGCGCGATGATCGACCCCGCCAGGTTTCCCTGCAGCAGGGTGGTGGCAAACATGCCGATGGCCGCGACGGCCGCGCTGATCGCGAAGTGCCAGCGGCGCTCGTGGTGCTTGTCTGAATTGCGTGCGACCAGGACCATGCCGACTACGGCGACCGCATTCGGGATCGCGGCGTAGATGCCGATCAGCATGACGTCCTTGACGCCCCAGCTCTGGATCAAGGTCGGAACCCAGAACGCGAGTGCATAGGTCGCGCCGAGCGACAAGAAGTACACCAGCGCGAAGATGTAGATCTTGGGGTCACGCAAGGCGTGCAGGACGCTGGGTTCGTCCCTACCCTCGATGCCATTTTCGTCGTGCTCGAGGTGATGGCGGAGTAGGTTCTTCTCGGACTGCGTCAACCAGTTCGCATCGTTCGGGTGGTCCTGCAGCAGCAGGTAGATCAATACACCGAGTACCGAAGCGGGCAGGCCCTGTACCACGAACAGCCACTGCCATCCGTGCATGCCGCCAACCCCGTTCATATACTTCAGGAGGGCGCCGCTCAACGGCCCGGCGACGCAGCCGACAATAGTCGTCGCCGTCATGAAGATCGCGATCACCTGCCCGCGGCGGGCCGAAGGGTACCAGTAGGTGAGATACAGGATAACGCCAGGAAAGAAGCCGGCCTCGAACACGCCGAGCAGGAGCCGCGCGGCATAGAACTGGGGCGGCGTGTCGACGTACATCATCGCTGCGGCGGCGATACCCCAGCAGAGCATGATACGCAGCAGTGTCCTGCGCGCGCGACATCGAGGAGTAGCTGTTTGAGCGCGGCGTGGTCATGACCTACGAAACCATTCGATGCTGGTGTGACAAATTCGGCGCCGGCTTTGCTCATCTGTACCCCCCTTGGCACGCTGCTGCGCAGTGCGTCGCGCGCGTTCTGGCCAGGGACGCAAACGCTCTTGCTGATCCTCGGCGAGCGCCGCCATCTTGCGTTCGATATCACGCAGTACACGGCCGAGCACGGTGCGCTGACGCGTGAGCATTG comes from the Cupriavidus basilensis genome and includes:
- a CDS encoding MFS transporter; this encodes MLCWGIAAAAMMYVDTPPQFYAARLLLGVFEAGFFPGVILYLTYWYPSARRGQVIAIFMTATTIVGCVAGPLSGALLKYMNGVGGMHGWQWLFVVQGLPASVLGVLIYLLLQDHPNDANWLTQSEKNLLRHHLEHDENGIEGRDEPSVLHALRDPKIYIFALVYFLSLGATYALAFWVPTLIQSWGVKDVMLIGIYAAIPNAVAVVGMVLVARNSDKHHERRWHFAISAAVAAIGMFATTLLQGNLAGSIIALSIASIGTASLTPLFFTLVSEYLSVTSAAGGIALISSLGNLGPMVSPSITGLIRQQTGSATYAMYLVVAMYVVAGALLLSTVRAVKAARRGAS